One Orrella dioscoreae genomic window carries:
- the uvrB gene encoding excinuclease ABC subunit UvrB produces MSDSGFVDYPDSPFHLYQPYPPAGDQPRAIGQLVEGARDGLMFQTLLGVTGSGKTYTMANTIAQLGRPALVLAPNKTLAAQLYAEMREFFPRNAVEYFVSYYDYYQPEAYVPTRDLFIEKDSSINEHIEQMRLSATKSLLERRDTVIVGTVSCIYGIGNPGDYHAMVLILRAGDRIGRREILARLVAMQYTRNDADFTRGTFRVRGETVDIFPAESPELALRLTLFDDEVESLELFDPLTGRVRQKVPRYTVYPGSHYVTPRDTVLRAIETIKAELRERLDFYVKDGKLVEAQRLEQRTRFDLEMLQELGFCKGIENYSRHLSGAAAGEPPPTLIDYLPTDALMFIDESHVTIGQLGGMYRGDRARKETLVQYGFRLPSALDNRPLKLEEFEARMRQCIFVSATPSAYENEHTDNVVEQLVRPTGLVDPMVEVRSARTQVDDLLGEIRLRVGAGERVLVTTLTKRMAEDLTDFLSEHGVKVRYLHSDIDTVERVEILRDLRLGTFDVLVGINLLREGLDIPEVSLVAILDADKEGFLRSERSLIQTIGRAARNLNGHAILYADRITDSMRRAMDETSRRRERQQAFNAEHGIVARGVNKAVRELIDGVVGAESLKPKADDVPLALLGDEKALAREIRRLEKQMLDHARNLEFEQAAATRDTLQKLKDQALLGQGSM; encoded by the coding sequence ATGAGCGATAGCGGTTTCGTCGACTACCCGGACAGTCCTTTCCACCTCTACCAGCCTTATCCGCCGGCGGGCGACCAGCCCCGCGCGATCGGCCAGCTGGTGGAGGGCGCGCGCGACGGGCTGATGTTCCAGACCCTGCTGGGCGTGACGGGCTCGGGCAAGACCTACACGATGGCAAACACCATCGCGCAGCTGGGCCGCCCGGCCCTGGTGCTGGCGCCCAACAAGACGCTGGCCGCGCAGCTCTATGCGGAAATGCGGGAGTTCTTTCCGCGCAATGCGGTCGAGTACTTCGTCTCGTACTACGACTACTACCAGCCCGAAGCCTACGTCCCGACCCGCGACCTCTTCATCGAGAAGGACTCGTCCATCAACGAGCACATCGAGCAGATGCGCCTGTCGGCGACCAAGAGCCTGCTCGAGCGCCGCGACACGGTGATCGTGGGGACGGTCTCGTGCATCTACGGTATCGGCAACCCTGGCGACTACCACGCCATGGTGCTGATCCTGCGCGCTGGCGACCGGATCGGCCGCCGCGAGATCCTGGCGCGCCTGGTGGCCATGCAATACACCCGCAACGACGCCGACTTCACGCGCGGCACCTTCCGGGTGCGCGGCGAAACCGTCGACATCTTCCCGGCGGAAAGCCCCGAGCTGGCGCTGCGCCTGACCCTGTTCGACGACGAGGTCGAGTCGCTGGAGCTGTTCGATCCGCTGACCGGCCGCGTGCGCCAGAAGGTGCCGCGCTACACCGTCTATCCCGGTTCGCATTACGTGACGCCGCGCGACACCGTGCTGCGCGCCATCGAGACCATCAAGGCCGAATTGCGCGAGCGGCTGGATTTCTACGTCAAGGACGGCAAGCTGGTGGAAGCGCAGCGGCTCGAGCAGCGCACCCGCTTCGACCTCGAAATGCTGCAGGAGCTGGGCTTCTGCAAGGGCATCGAGAACTACTCGCGCCACCTCTCGGGCGCCGCGGCCGGCGAGCCGCCGCCCACGCTCATCGACTACCTGCCGACCGATGCGCTCATGTTCATCGACGAGAGCCACGTCACCATCGGCCAGCTGGGCGGCATGTACCGCGGCGACCGGGCGCGCAAGGAAACCCTGGTGCAGTACGGGTTCCGGCTGCCCTCGGCGCTGGACAACCGGCCGCTCAAGCTGGAAGAGTTCGAGGCGCGCATGCGCCAGTGCATCTTCGTCTCGGCGACGCCGTCGGCCTACGAGAACGAGCACACCGACAACGTGGTCGAGCAGTTGGTGCGGCCCACCGGCCTGGTCGACCCCATGGTCGAGGTCCGCTCGGCGCGGACCCAGGTCGACGACCTGCTGGGCGAAATCCGCCTGCGCGTGGGCGCCGGCGAGCGGGTGCTGGTGACCACGCTGACCAAGCGCATGGCCGAGGACCTGACCGACTTCCTGTCCGAGCACGGCGTGAAGGTCCGCTACCTGCATTCCGACATCGATACGGTGGAGCGGGTGGAGATCCTGCGCGACTTGCGCCTGGGCACCTTCGACGTGCTGGTGGGCATCAACCTGCTGCGCGAGGGCCTGGATATCCCCGAGGTCTCCCTGGTGGCCATCCTGGATGCCGACAAGGAAGGCTTCCTGCGCTCCGAGCGCAGCCTGATCCAGACGATCGGCCGGGCGGCGCGGAACCTAAATGGCCACGCCATACTCTATGCAGACAGGATCACCGATTCCATGCGGCGCGCCATGGACGAGACCTCGCGCCGGCGGGAGCGCCAGCAGGCATTCAATGCCGAGCATGGCATCGTGGCCCGTGGCGTGAACAAGGCCGTGCGCGAACTCATCGACGGCGTCGTGGGGGCCGAATCCCTCAAGCCCAAGGCGGACGACGTGCCCTTGGCCCTGCTGGGCGACGAGAAGGCCCTGGCGCGAGAAATCCGCCGCCTGGAAAAGCAGATGCTGGATCATGCCCGCAACCTGGAGTTCGAGCAGGCCGCCGCCACCCGCGACACGCTGCAGAAGCTGAAGGACCAGGCCTTGCTGGGGCAGGGATCCATGTAA
- a CDS encoding LysR substrate-binding domain-containing protein produces the protein MADHQPSLVDLHLFTEVIRLGSFARTADEWGMSPSYVSKRIGILEQDLGVRLLHRTSRRLSATAQGEQTYEWAREILGNVRQLRDALADEVSEPRGRLRVSSSFRLGRNHVAPAISLLAKRYPKLEVSLTVLDRPVDLLEEGLDLDIRIGGVPEPHLIAHRIAHSHRLLCAAPSYLEARGMPQQLDELCRHSCLVFRERDQPFGNWRLVGPKGLETVKVTGTLSSNNNDIIRQWALDGHGIVRLADWDCALSVQKGELVPVLPAYRWPADIWAVTPGRLSESAKIGVCVRFLREQLANGPYALRPAGIPMPGQAASDSAL, from the coding sequence GTGGCCGATCACCAGCCCTCGCTCGTCGACCTGCACCTGTTCACCGAAGTCATCCGCCTGGGCAGCTTCGCCCGCACGGCCGACGAATGGGGCATGTCGCCCTCCTACGTCAGCAAACGCATCGGCATCCTGGAACAGGATCTGGGCGTGCGGCTGCTGCATCGCACCTCGCGGCGCCTGAGCGCCACCGCGCAGGGCGAGCAGACCTACGAATGGGCCCGGGAAATCCTGGGAAATGTGCGCCAGTTACGCGACGCGCTGGCGGACGAAGTGTCGGAGCCCCGGGGCCGCTTGCGCGTCAGCTCCAGCTTCCGGCTGGGACGCAATCACGTCGCCCCCGCCATTTCGCTGCTGGCGAAGCGCTATCCCAAACTGGAGGTATCGCTGACGGTGCTGGACCGGCCGGTGGATCTGCTGGAAGAGGGGCTGGACCTGGACATTCGTATCGGCGGCGTGCCCGAGCCGCATCTGATTGCCCACCGTATCGCGCATAGCCACCGCCTGCTGTGCGCCGCGCCGTCCTACCTGGAAGCGCGCGGCATGCCGCAACAATTGGACGAACTGTGCCGCCATAGCTGCCTGGTCTTCCGCGAGCGTGACCAGCCCTTCGGGAATTGGCGGCTGGTCGGCCCCAAGGGCCTGGAGACGGTGAAGGTGACGGGCACGCTTTCCTCGAACAACAACGACATCATTCGCCAATGGGCGCTGGATGGCCACGGCATCGTGCGGCTGGCGGATTGGGATTGCGCGCTGAGCGTGCAGAAGGGAGAACTGGTTCCCGTGCTTCCCGCGTATCGCTGGCCTGCCGATATCTGGGCAGTCACGCCGGGCAGGCTGTCGGAGTCGGCCAAGATCGGCGTGTGCGTGCGCTTTCTGCGCGAACAGCTGGCCAACGGCCCTTACGCGCTGCGGCCGGCAGGCATCCCCATGCCCGGCCAGGCAGCCTCCGACAGCGCCCTGTGA
- a CDS encoding Bug family tripartite tricarboxylate transporter substrate binding protein gives MTSSTTTVQRLLLAALAACGIGTAAAQETYPAKAITWLVPFAAGGPTDAVSRNVAQRVSAALGQSIVVENLGGAGGTIGAAKVARARADGYSLFVGHIGTMAAAPSLFKSLRYDPNQDFVPVFRFPDTPMALLVGANSPYRTATDLFEAARKDPGKLTFGTAGVGSSSHLAAEHLASVVKVQYTFVPYKGTGPAMADLMGGQIDAMLDQTNVSLPQTQGGRLRALALTSQARMALFPGVPTLAEKEVPGFLASTWYGLYAPADTPAHVIDVLQKAYAEALADKEYVQSLEKQGIEVLPAESVSADALGRFMRSEQEKWQRVVREAGIDPQ, from the coding sequence ATGACATCGTCCACCACCACCGTCCAGCGCCTGCTCCTGGCCGCGCTGGCCGCATGCGGCATCGGCACCGCTGCCGCGCAGGAAACCTATCCCGCCAAGGCCATTACCTGGCTCGTGCCCTTTGCGGCAGGCGGCCCCACCGACGCAGTCTCCAGGAACGTCGCGCAACGGGTTTCCGCCGCGCTGGGGCAATCGATCGTGGTGGAGAACCTGGGCGGCGCCGGCGGCACGATCGGCGCGGCAAAGGTCGCGCGCGCCAGGGCTGACGGTTACTCCCTGTTCGTGGGCCATATCGGGACCATGGCGGCCGCGCCGTCTCTCTTCAAGTCGCTGCGCTACGACCCCAACCAGGATTTCGTTCCCGTGTTCCGTTTCCCCGACACGCCCATGGCCTTGCTCGTGGGCGCCAATTCGCCTTACCGCACGGCCACCGACCTGTTCGAGGCGGCCCGCAAGGATCCGGGCAAGCTCACCTTCGGCACGGCGGGCGTGGGCTCGTCTTCCCACCTGGCTGCCGAACATCTCGCGTCGGTGGTCAAGGTGCAATACACCTTCGTGCCCTACAAGGGCACGGGCCCGGCCATGGCCGACCTCATGGGCGGCCAGATCGACGCCATGCTGGACCAGACCAATGTCTCGCTGCCGCAGACCCAGGGCGGGCGCCTGCGCGCGCTGGCCCTGACCTCGCAGGCACGGATGGCGCTGTTTCCCGGCGTCCCGACGCTGGCGGAAAAGGAAGTGCCCGGTTTTCTCGCCTCGACCTGGTACGGGCTATATGCGCCTGCCGACACGCCGGCGCACGTGATCGACGTCCTGCAAAAGGCCTACGCCGAAGCCCTGGCCGACAAGGAATACGTGCAATCGCTGGAGAAGCAGGGCATTGAAGTACTGCCCGCCGAGTCGGTCAGTGCCGACGCGCTGGGGCGCTTCATGCGCAGCGAGCAGGAAAAGTGGCAGCGCGTCGTGCGCGAAGCCGGTATCGACCCGCAGTGA
- a CDS encoding low molecular weight protein-tyrosine-phosphatase, with the protein MMTKVLFVCMGNICRSPSAEGVFRHLVADAGLSDVVGVDSAGTHGFHVGEAPDARAQAAARKRGYDMAHREARQVTAEDFRDFDLILAMDWENLSAMQQQCPKQYQHKLMLLMRFANEFEEATVPDPYYGGPEGFGKVLDYIEDACQGVLELVRKRATQYQAA; encoded by the coding sequence ATGATGACCAAGGTTCTTTTCGTTTGCATGGGTAATATCTGTCGCTCGCCCAGCGCAGAAGGCGTGTTTCGCCATTTGGTCGCCGACGCCGGTTTGTCCGACGTGGTCGGCGTCGATTCGGCTGGCACCCATGGTTTCCACGTGGGCGAGGCGCCGGACGCGCGCGCTCAGGCCGCAGCGCGCAAGCGCGGCTACGACATGGCCCATCGCGAAGCGCGCCAGGTCACGGCGGAAGACTTCCGTGATTTCGACCTGATCCTGGCCATGGACTGGGAAAACCTGTCCGCCATGCAGCAGCAATGCCCCAAGCAGTATCAGCACAAGCTGATGCTCCTGATGCGTTTCGCCAACGAATTCGAAGAGGCCACTGTGCCCGATCCGTACTACGGCGGCCCGGAAGGCTTCGGCAAGGTCCTGGATTACATCGAGGACGCCTGTCAGGGCGTGCTGGAGCTGGTGCGCAAGCGTGCCACCCAGTATCAGGCTGCCTGA
- the lon gene encoding endopeptidase La codes for MSASQTLPSEPIELPLLPLRDVVVFPHMVIPLFVGRPRSIRALEAAMEAGKSIMLVAQKSAGKDDPTPEDVYEIGCVAGILQMLKLPDGTVKVLVEGSQRARITRIDDAESHFTSEVVPIAPEAQLGAETEALRRAIVAQFEQYVKLNKKIPPEILTSLAGIDEAGRLADTIAAHLPLKLEEKQKMLEVFGTSDRLEALLTQLETEIDILQVEKRIRGRVKKQMEKSQRDYYLNEQVKAIQKELGEGEEGADIEELEKKILAAHLPKEAKKKADGELKKLKLMSPMSAEATVVRNYIDTLINLPWKKKSKVNNSLSNAEKVLDDDHYGLEKVKERILEYLAVQQRVDKVKAPILCLVGPPGVGKTSLGQSIAKATNRKFVRMALGGVRDEAEIRGHRRTYIGSMPGKILQNMSKVAVRNPLFLLDEIDKLGMDFRGDPASALLEVLDPEQNHTFQDHYIEVDFDLSDVMFVATSNTLNIPPALLDRMEVIRLSGYTEDEKVHIAREHLLPKLMKNNGVKPEELAVDESAIRDIVRYYTREAGVRALEREIGKVCRKVVKQLLTQSQADGAKASEPVVQVKVNADNLNDYLGVRRYSFGMAEKENQVGQVTGLAWTEVGGDLLTIEVADMPGKGVIQRTGSLGDVMKESVEAARSVVRARARRLGFADSVFEKHDMHVHVPEGATPKDGPSAGIAITTAIVSALSRIPVRADVAMTGEITLRGEVLAIGGLKEKLLAAHRGGIKTVLIPEENVKDLAEIPDNVKNHLEIVPVRWIDKVLEKALERLPTPLPEEEPAKAESVVAAGKPADADPVIKH; via the coding sequence ATGTCTGCCAGCCAGACCTTGCCCTCCGAACCGATCGAGCTTCCGCTGCTGCCGCTGCGCGACGTCGTCGTGTTCCCGCACATGGTCATTCCTTTGTTCGTTGGCCGTCCCAGGTCCATCCGCGCCCTTGAAGCCGCCATGGAGGCGGGCAAGAGCATCATGCTGGTGGCCCAGAAGTCGGCTGGCAAGGATGACCCGACGCCTGAAGACGTCTATGAAATCGGCTGCGTGGCCGGCATCCTGCAGATGCTGAAGCTGCCCGACGGCACCGTGAAGGTGCTGGTCGAGGGTTCGCAACGCGCCCGCATCACCCGCATCGACGACGCCGAGTCGCACTTCACCAGCGAAGTCGTGCCCATCGCGCCCGAAGCCCAGCTCGGCGCCGAGACCGAGGCCCTGCGCCGCGCCATCGTCGCCCAGTTCGAGCAATACGTGAAGCTCAACAAGAAGATCCCGCCCGAGATCCTGACCTCGCTGGCCGGCATCGACGAGGCTGGCCGCCTGGCTGACACCATCGCCGCGCACCTGCCGCTCAAGCTCGAGGAAAAGCAGAAGATGCTCGAGGTGTTCGGCACGTCCGACCGCCTGGAAGCGCTCCTCACGCAGCTGGAAACCGAGATCGACATTCTCCAGGTGGAGAAGCGCATCCGCGGCCGCGTGAAGAAGCAGATGGAGAAGAGCCAGCGCGACTACTACCTGAACGAGCAGGTCAAGGCCATCCAGAAGGAACTGGGCGAAGGCGAGGAAGGCGCCGACATCGAGGAACTGGAAAAGAAGATCCTGGCCGCGCACCTGCCCAAGGAGGCCAAGAAGAAGGCCGATGGCGAGCTCAAGAAGCTGAAGCTCATGTCGCCCATGTCGGCTGAAGCCACCGTCGTGCGCAACTACATCGACACGCTCATCAATCTTCCCTGGAAGAAGAAGAGCAAGGTCAACAACTCGCTCTCCAACGCCGAGAAGGTGCTGGACGACGACCACTACGGCCTCGAGAAGGTCAAGGAACGCATCCTCGAGTATCTCGCGGTGCAGCAGCGCGTGGACAAGGTCAAGGCGCCCATCCTGTGCCTGGTCGGCCCGCCCGGCGTGGGCAAGACCTCGCTCGGCCAGTCCATCGCCAAGGCCACGAACCGCAAGTTCGTGCGCATGGCCCTGGGCGGCGTGCGCGACGAAGCCGAGATCCGTGGCCATCGCCGCACCTACATCGGTTCGATGCCCGGCAAGATCCTGCAGAACATGTCCAAGGTGGCCGTGCGCAACCCGCTGTTCCTGCTCGATGAGATCGACAAGCTGGGCATGGACTTCCGCGGCGATCCCGCGTCGGCGCTGCTCGAGGTGCTGGATCCGGAACAGAACCACACCTTCCAGGACCACTACATCGAGGTCGACTTCGACCTGTCGGATGTGATGTTCGTGGCAACGAGCAACACGCTGAACATTCCGCCGGCGCTGCTGGACCGCATGGAAGTCATCCGTCTGTCGGGTTACACCGAGGACGAGAAGGTGCACATCGCCCGCGAGCATCTGCTGCCCAAGCTGATGAAGAACAACGGCGTGAAGCCCGAGGAACTGGCTGTCGACGAATCGGCCATCCGCGACATCGTGCGTTACTACACCCGGGAAGCCGGCGTGCGCGCGCTCGAGCGAGAAATCGGCAAGGTCTGCCGCAAGGTGGTCAAGCAGCTGCTCACGCAGTCGCAGGCCGACGGCGCGAAGGCCTCCGAGCCCGTCGTGCAGGTCAAGGTCAACGCCGACAACCTGAACGACTACCTGGGCGTGCGCCGCTATTCCTTCGGCATGGCCGAAAAGGAAAACCAGGTCGGCCAGGTCACCGGTCTGGCATGGACGGAAGTGGGCGGCGATCTGCTGACCATCGAAGTCGCCGACATGCCCGGCAAGGGCGTCATCCAGCGCACGGGTTCGCTGGGCGACGTCATGAAGGAGTCGGTCGAGGCTGCGCGCAGCGTCGTGCGGGCCCGCGCCCGCCGCCTGGGTTTTGCCGACAGCGTGTTCGAGAAGCACGACATGCACGTGCACGTGCCGGAAGGCGCCACGCCCAAGGACGGTCCGTCCGCGGGTATCGCCATCACGACGGCCATCGTCTCGGCGCTGTCCAGGATCCCCGTGCGCGCCGACGTCGCCATGACCGGCGAAATCACGCTCCGTGGCGAGGTGCTGGCCATCGGCGGCCTGAAGGAAAAGCTGCTGGCAGCCCACCGTGGCGGCATCAAGACGGTGCTGATCCCCGAGGAAAACGTGAAGGACTTGGCCGAGATCCCGGACAACGTCAAGAACCACCTCGAGATCGTGCCGGTGCGCTGGATCGACAAGGTGCTGGAAAAGGCGCTGGAACGCCTGCCCACGCCGCTGCCCGAGGAAGAGCCCGCCAAGGCCGAGTCGGTGGTGGCTGCCGGCAAGCCGGCCGACGCCGACCCCGTCATCAAGCACTGA
- a CDS encoding mandelate racemase/muconate lactonizing enzyme family protein produces MKIEHVEAIALDMQLQEVFKGGTYQVATRPTIITRVHLENGLVGETYGGDEFHTQAQIVQVIRDHLGPLLQGQDVRDFQRLWEAMFNIDLDLGNRGLHQLDMHPRGILLQAISCLDNAMWDARGKLYDVPVYKLLGGVRDRVPVISIGGYYPKDGSDPAVAIAKEVESVRQAGCIGIKMKVGRATLEEDFERVRAARKAGGKDFVITVDANQGWHPLDAVKFCVAMEKADLGVRWMEEPVKWYDQTDGLMLLATKTSIPINVGQGEITGRACRDLITKGGVSILNLDVTLCGGITEWQRVADMARFMNVEMAHHEEPQVAIHLMAANPHALFVEIFANRQRDPLLWELPEGFPDIRDGYMAVPQAPGLGIRLRPEVIERYRVDV; encoded by the coding sequence GTGAAGATCGAACACGTCGAGGCCATTGCGCTGGACATGCAGCTCCAGGAGGTATTCAAGGGCGGCACCTATCAGGTTGCCACCCGCCCCACCATCATCACCCGCGTCCATCTGGAAAACGGCTTGGTGGGGGAAACCTACGGCGGCGATGAATTCCACACCCAGGCGCAGATCGTCCAGGTCATTCGCGATCATCTGGGGCCGCTGCTCCAGGGACAGGACGTGCGCGACTTCCAGCGCCTGTGGGAGGCGATGTTTAACATCGACCTGGACCTGGGCAATCGTGGCCTGCATCAGTTGGACATGCACCCGCGTGGCATCCTGCTGCAGGCCATCAGCTGCCTGGATAACGCGATGTGGGATGCGCGCGGCAAGCTGTACGACGTGCCGGTCTACAAGCTGCTGGGGGGTGTGCGCGACCGGGTGCCAGTCATCTCCATCGGTGGCTACTACCCCAAGGACGGCAGCGATCCGGCGGTGGCCATCGCGAAGGAAGTCGAAAGCGTGCGCCAGGCCGGCTGCATCGGCATCAAGATGAAGGTCGGGCGTGCCACCCTGGAGGAGGATTTCGAGCGGGTGCGGGCGGCTCGCAAGGCGGGGGGCAAGGATTTCGTCATCACCGTGGATGCCAACCAGGGTTGGCATCCGCTGGACGCGGTGAAGTTCTGCGTGGCCATGGAAAAGGCTGATCTGGGCGTACGGTGGATGGAGGAGCCGGTCAAATGGTATGACCAGACCGACGGGCTGATGCTGCTGGCGACCAAGACGTCCATACCGATCAACGTGGGTCAGGGGGAAATCACCGGGCGGGCCTGCCGGGATCTCATTACCAAGGGAGGTGTCTCCATCCTGAACCTGGACGTGACGCTGTGCGGCGGCATCACCGAGTGGCAGCGCGTGGCCGACATGGCGCGGTTCATGAATGTGGAGATGGCGCACCATGAAGAGCCCCAGGTCGCCATCCACCTGATGGCAGCCAACCCGCACGCACTGTTCGTGGAGATTTTCGCGAATCGCCAGCGCGACCCCTTGTTGTGGGAGCTGCCCGAGGGTTTTCCGGACATCCGCGATGGCTACATGGCCGTGCCGCAAGCCCCGGGCCTGGGGATCCGCCTGCGGCCCGAGGTGATCGAACGCTATCGCGTCGACGTCTGA
- the lexA gene encoding transcriptional repressor LexA: MAAKLTARQQEILDLIRRTLAQTGFPPTRAEIAQALGFRSPNAAEDHLKALARKGAIELTAGASRGIRLLNQAPEPVQALLPHPALAQMLLPLVGRVAAGSPILATEHVEREVGVDPGLFTQTPDYLLKVRGLSMRDAGILDGDLLAVKRTPEARNGQIVVARLDDDVTVKRLQRSGSRIALLPENPDFAPIEIQPGQDFVLEGIAVGLIRTQPLH, encoded by the coding sequence ATGGCCGCCAAGCTCACCGCCCGTCAGCAGGAAATCCTGGATCTCATCCGCCGCACGCTCGCGCAGACGGGCTTCCCGCCCACGCGCGCCGAGATTGCCCAGGCGCTGGGCTTTCGGTCGCCGAATGCCGCGGAAGACCATCTGAAGGCCTTGGCGCGCAAGGGGGCCATCGAGCTGACCGCCGGCGCCTCGCGCGGCATCCGGCTGCTCAACCAGGCGCCCGAGCCGGTGCAGGCCCTGCTGCCCCACCCGGCCCTGGCACAGATGCTGCTGCCGCTGGTTGGGCGCGTCGCGGCAGGCAGTCCCATCCTCGCCACCGAGCACGTCGAACGCGAGGTGGGCGTGGATCCCGGACTCTTCACGCAGACGCCGGACTACCTCCTCAAGGTGCGCGGGCTCAGCATGCGGGACGCCGGCATTCTGGATGGCGACCTGCTGGCGGTGAAGCGCACCCCGGAAGCGCGCAATGGCCAGATCGTGGTGGCGCGTCTCGATGACGACGTCACCGTCAAGCGCCTGCAGCGCAGCGGCTCGCGGATTGCGCTGCTGCCGGAAAATCCCGACTTCGCCCCCATCGAGATCCAGCCCGGGCAGGATTTCGTGCTCGAAGGCATTGCGGTCGGCCTGATCCGCACGCAACCGCTGCACTAG
- a CDS encoding amino acid aminotransferase, translating into MISPFASVELAPRDPILGLTEQYNADTRPGKVNLGVGVYYDDEGRIPLLQSVRRAEQARLEAAAARGYLPIDGIANYNQGAQKLLLGEGSPLVAEGRVLTVQTLGGTGALKVGADFLRAFLPDAKVAISDPSWENHRALFERAGFDVVTYAYYDAATRGLNFAGMTDSLRALPEGSIVVLHACCHNPTGVDPTAEQWAEILEIVKARKLVPFMDIAYQGFGDGLEQDAQVVRRFADAGLTMLISSSFSKSFSLYGERVGALTVVAGNKEETGRVLSQVKRTIRTNYSNPPTHGASVVAAVLNSPELFKLWDEELAGMRDRIRLMRQELVNKVKAHGATQDLSFVVKQRGMFSYSGLSAAQVETLREESGIYALSTGRICVAALNSRNIDVVAAAIAKALK; encoded by the coding sequence ATGATCTCTCCCTTTGCTTCCGTCGAACTCGCCCCGCGCGACCCGATCCTCGGCCTGACCGAGCAGTACAACGCCGACACCCGCCCCGGCAAGGTGAACCTGGGCGTGGGCGTCTATTACGACGACGAAGGCCGCATCCCGCTGCTGCAAAGCGTGCGCCGCGCCGAACAGGCCCGCCTGGAAGCCGCCGCGGCCCGCGGCTACCTGCCCATCGACGGCATCGCCAACTACAACCAGGGCGCACAGAAGCTGCTGCTGGGCGAAGGCTCGCCGCTGGTCGCCGAAGGCCGCGTGCTGACCGTGCAGACCCTGGGCGGCACCGGCGCCCTGAAGGTCGGCGCCGACTTCCTGCGCGCGTTCCTGCCCGACGCCAAGGTCGCCATCAGCGACCCCAGTTGGGAAAACCACCGCGCGCTGTTCGAACGCGCCGGTTTCGACGTCGTCACCTACGCCTATTACGACGCGGCCACCCGTGGCCTGAACTTCGCCGGCATGACCGACAGCCTGCGCGCGCTGCCCGAAGGCAGCATCGTCGTGCTGCACGCGTGCTGCCACAACCCGACCGGCGTGGACCCCACCGCCGAGCAGTGGGCTGAAATCCTGGAAATCGTGAAGGCGCGCAAGCTGGTGCCCTTCATGGACATCGCCTATCAAGGCTTCGGCGACGGCCTGGAGCAGGACGCCCAGGTGGTGCGCCGCTTCGCCGACGCCGGCCTGACCATGCTGATCAGCTCGTCGTTCTCGAAGTCGTTCTCGCTGTACGGCGAGCGCGTGGGCGCCCTGACCGTCGTGGCCGGCAACAAGGAAGAAACCGGCCGCGTGCTGAGCCAGGTCAAGCGCACCATCCGCACGAACTATTCCAACCCACCCACTCACGGCGCCAGCGTCGTGGCCGCCGTGCTGAACTCGCCCGAGCTGTTCAAGCTGTGGGACGAGGAACTGGCCGGCATGCGCGACCGCATCCGCCTGATGCGCCAGGAACTGGTGAACAAGGTGAAGGCACATGGCGCCACGCAAGACCTGAGCTTCGTCGTGAAGCAACGCGGCATGTTCTCGTACTCGGGGCTGTCGGCGGCGCAGGTCGAGACGCTGCGTGAAGAATCGGGGATTTATGCGCTGTCGACGGGCCGTATCTGCGTCGCTGCGTTGAACAGCCGCAATATCGACGTCGTGGCGGCCGCGATTGCCAAGGCATTGAAGTAA
- a CDS encoding RNA-binding S4 domain-containing protein, with product MVQEDERHGVRIDKWLWAARFYKTRSLASAAVEAGRVLVNGARAKPARIVRRDDRIDITGQAQQQWVVIVRGLAEKRGSATLARLLYDETTESIAARLLREEARRWQPEPEEDRHGRPTKRERRDLDRYRHRD from the coding sequence ATGGTGCAGGAGGACGAACGCCACGGCGTGCGTATCGACAAGTGGTTATGGGCGGCGCGTTTCTACAAGACCCGGTCGCTGGCCAGCGCCGCGGTCGAAGCGGGCAGGGTGCTGGTCAATGGCGCAAGGGCCAAGCCTGCGCGCATCGTTCGGCGGGATGACCGCATCGACATCACCGGGCAGGCCCAGCAGCAGTGGGTGGTGATCGTGCGGGGATTGGCGGAAAAGCGCGGCTCGGCCACGCTGGCGCGCCTGCTGTACGACGAAACGACCGAGAGCATTGCCGCAAGGCTGTTGCGGGAAGAGGCGCGCCGCTGGCAGCCGGAGCCTGAGGAAGACCGCCACGGCCGTCCCACCAAGCGGGAACGGCGTGACCTGGACCGTTATCGTCACCGCGACTAG